The proteins below are encoded in one region of Nitrosomonas ureae:
- a CDS encoding methane monooxygenase/ammonia monooxygenase subunit A — protein sequence MSRTDEIIAAAKMPPEAVKMSRYIDAVYFPILCILLVGTYHMHFMLLAGDWDFWLDWKDRQWWPVVTPIVGVMYCAALMYYLWVNYRLPFGATLCIVCLLVGEWLTRYWGFYWWSHYPINFVLPSTMIPGALMLDTILLLTGNWLVTALLGGGFWGLFFYPGNWPIFGPTHLPLVVEGVLLSVADYTGFLYVRTGTPEYVRLIEQGSLRTFGGHTTVIAAFFSAFVSMLMFCVWWYFGKLYCTAFYYVKGERGRISMKHDVTAFGEKGFAQGIK from the coding sequence GTGAGTAGAACAGACGAAATTATAGCGGCAGCGAAGATGCCGCCGGAAGCGGTCAAGATGTCCAGATATATAGATGCGGTTTATTTTCCAATTCTCTGTATTCTTCTGGTAGGAACGTATCACATGCACTTCATGCTACTGGCAGGGGACTGGGATTTCTGGCTTGACTGGAAAGATCGTCAATGGTGGCCTGTAGTAACACCGATTGTAGGTGTCATGTACTGTGCGGCGCTGATGTATTACCTGTGGGTAAACTATCGCCTGCCATTTGGCGCGACACTTTGTATTGTATGCCTGTTAGTAGGTGAATGGCTGACCCGTTACTGGGGTTTTTACTGGTGGTCGCATTATCCGATCAATTTTGTACTGCCATCGACCATGATTCCTGGTGCACTGATGCTGGATACGATTTTATTATTGACGGGTAACTGGCTGGTAACCGCACTGTTAGGCGGTGGATTCTGGGGTTTATTTTTCTATCCGGGCAACTGGCCTATTTTTGGTCCAACCCACTTGCCGCTGGTTGTAGAAGGTGTATTACTGTCAGTAGCCGACTACACAGGTTTTCTGTATGTACGTACAGGTACACCGGAATATGTTCGCCTGATTGAGCAAGGATCGCTGCGTACCTTTGGTGGTCACACCACGGTGATTGCTGCGTTTTTCTCAGCCTTTGTATCTATGCTGATGTTCTGCGTATGGTGGTACTTTGGCAAACTATACTGTACCGCTTTCTACTATGTTAAAGGAGAAAGAGGACGTATATCGATGAAGCACGACGTAACGGCATTTGGTGAAAAAGGCTTTGCACAGGGGATTAAATAA
- a CDS encoding rhodanese-like domain-containing protein: protein MQHNPGFLKLVEEVKKRIKECTVGDVHAKLIQGIQFHFIDVREDHEFLIDHAAGARHLGKGIIERDIETVIPEKNTLIILYCGGGYRSALVADTLQLMGYKNVLSLVGGIKALRDAGFPLKRNESI from the coding sequence ATGCAGCATAATCCAGGATTTTTGAAATTAGTAGAGGAAGTAAAAAAACGTATAAAGGAATGTACAGTGGGAGATGTGCACGCCAAACTGATACAAGGAATACAATTTCATTTTATTGACGTGCGGGAAGATCACGAATTTTTGATAGATCACGCTGCAGGTGCGCGCCATCTTGGCAAAGGTATTATTGAGCGTGACATTGAAACAGTAATACCTGAGAAAAATACATTGATTATATTATATTGTGGCGGGGGTTATCGATCGGCCCTGGTGGCAGATACGTTGCAGTTAATGGGTTATAAAAATGTATTGTCGTTGGTTGGCGGAATCAAAGCATTGCGTGATGCAGGGTTTCCATTAAAGAGAAATGAATCAATCTAG
- a CDS encoding methane monooxygenase/ammonia monooxygenase subunit C, with product MATTYGTTSGAASANYDMSLWYDSKYYKIGMLTMLLVAIFWIWYQRTFAYSHGMDSMEPEFDKVWMGLWRVHMTLMPLFALVTWGWILKTRDTKEQLDNLDTKLEIKRYFYWMMWLGVYLFGVYWGGSFFTEQDASWHQVIIRDTSFTPSHVVVFYGSFPMYIVCGVAAYLYAMTRLPLYSRGTSFPLVMAIAGPLMILPNVGLNEWGHAFWFMEELFSAPLHWGFVILGWAGLFSGGIAAQIITRYSNLTDVTWNNANREILNNRIVP from the coding sequence ATGGCAACAACCTATGGCACAACTAGCGGCGCTGCGAGCGCCAACTATGACATGTCGCTGTGGTACGACTCGAAATATTACAAGATAGGCATGTTAACGATGCTTTTGGTAGCGATATTTTGGATCTGGTACCAAAGGACATTTGCGTATTCACATGGCATGGACTCGATGGAGCCGGAATTTGACAAGGTATGGATGGGACTGTGGCGCGTCCACATGACACTGATGCCATTGTTTGCGTTGGTAACCTGGGGCTGGATACTGAAGACCCGCGATACCAAGGAACAACTGGACAATCTGGACACCAAGCTTGAAATCAAACGTTATTTTTACTGGATGATGTGGCTGGGTGTATATTTGTTTGGTGTTTACTGGGGCGGCAGCTTCTTTACCGAACAAGATGCCAGCTGGCACCAGGTGATTATACGAGACACGAGCTTTACACCGAGTCACGTAGTGGTGTTTTATGGCTCATTCCCGATGTACATTGTATGCGGAGTAGCGGCATACCTGTACGCGATGACACGTCTGCCATTGTATAGCCGCGGTACATCTTTCCCGTTGGTAATGGCGATTGCAGGCCCATTGATGATTCTGCCGAACGTAGGGTTGAACGAATGGGGACATGCATTCTGGTTCATGGAAGAGCTGTTTAGCGCGCCGTTGCACTGGGGCTTTGTGATTCTGGGCTGGGCGGGATTATTCTCAGGTGGTATAGCGGCACAGATTATCACCCGTTACTCTAACCTGACCGATGTAACCTGGAACAACGCAAACAGAGAAATTCTGAACAATCGTATCGTTCCTTAA
- a CDS encoding methane monooxygenase/ammonia monooxygenase subunit B, with amino-acid sequence MNIKSIFKLGVLGLYGAAIGAASLALTLTVDVNTAAAHGERSQEPFLRMRSIQWYDLKWQPKVTKVNDIATMTGKFHLAEDWPRAVGKPDRAFFNVGSPSPVFVRLSTKLNGEPTFISGPLIIGRDYEFEVKLKARIPGRHHMHAMVNVKDAGPIAGPAAWMNISGSWDDFTNPVTTLTGKTIDLETFNFSNGIFWHVLWTGLGVFWIGYFVAKPMFLPRSRVLLAYGDELLTSPTDRKFGMAIAILTCALVWGGYRYTESVHPYTIPIQAGESKVEPMPIAPNPVAIKVTHANYDVPGRALRVTMEITNNGDSAVNIGEFTTAGVRFVNPLGQKHLDPDYPKELVATGLTMDDDRGIEPGETREVKMEAKDALWEVQRLMALLGDPESRFGGLLMTWDDDGNRYINSIAGAVIPVFTKL; translated from the coding sequence ATGAATATAAAAAGCATTTTTAAACTGGGCGTATTAGGCCTGTATGGAGCGGCGATAGGGGCGGCCTCACTGGCGCTGACGCTGACGGTAGATGTTAATACAGCGGCGGCACACGGTGAACGTTCACAAGAACCGTTTCTGCGTATGCGTAGTATTCAATGGTATGACCTGAAATGGCAACCTAAAGTCACCAAAGTAAATGACATTGCAACCATGACAGGGAAATTTCACCTGGCAGAAGATTGGCCACGTGCGGTAGGTAAGCCTGATCGTGCATTCTTTAACGTAGGTAGCCCAAGTCCGGTGTTTGTACGTTTGAGCACCAAGCTGAATGGCGAACCGACATTCATATCAGGGCCATTGATCATTGGTCGTGACTATGAGTTTGAAGTTAAACTGAAAGCGCGTATTCCAGGCCGTCATCACATGCATGCAATGGTGAACGTAAAAGATGCGGGCCCTATTGCAGGACCAGCGGCGTGGATGAACATTTCAGGTAGCTGGGATGACTTTACCAACCCTGTAACCACATTGACAGGAAAAACGATTGATCTGGAGACGTTTAACTTCAGCAATGGTATATTCTGGCACGTTTTATGGACAGGCTTAGGGGTATTCTGGATTGGTTATTTTGTAGCGAAACCGATGTTTTTGCCGCGCAGTCGTGTATTGCTGGCGTATGGTGACGAACTACTGACATCACCGACAGACAGGAAATTTGGTATGGCGATAGCGATACTGACCTGCGCGCTGGTATGGGGAGGCTATCGTTATACTGAAAGCGTACACCCTTATACCATACCGATCCAAGCGGGTGAATCCAAGGTAGAACCAATGCCGATTGCACCGAATCCGGTAGCGATCAAGGTAACGCATGCTAACTATGACGTTCCTGGACGTGCATTACGCGTGACGATGGAAATCACCAACAACGGAGACTCAGCGGTTAACATCGGAGAGTTTACGACGGCGGGTGTTCGTTTTGTAAATCCATTGGGTCAGAAACATCTGGATCCTGATTATCCAAAAGAACTGGTAGCTACTGGTTTGACAATGGATGACGACAGAGGGATTGAACCTGGAGAAACCCGTGAAGTTAAGATGGAAGCCAAAGACGCGTTGTGGGAAGTACAACGTTTGATGGCTCTGTTGGGTGATCCGGAAAGTCGCTTTGGTGGTTTGCTGATGACATGGGATGATGACGGCAATCGTTATATTAACAGTATTGCTGGTGCGGTAATTCCAGTCTTTACCAAGTTATAA